In Scytonema millei VB511283, the genomic window TACTCCTCTCTCCTAAAGCCAGAGTAGACACCAAGCCTCAATTAGAAATTATCGCCGATAACGTTAAGTGCAGTCACGGTGCTACCGTCAGCCAGTTGGAAGACGATGAAATTTTTTACCTGCAAAGTCGCGGCATTAACGCTGCTGACGCTCAAAATTTGTTAGTCAACGCCTTTGCTGCTGAGATTATTAACCAACTACCAATTCTCTCTTTACAACAAACTTTACTCAAAGCAGTTACCCGCGAAGCTACAACATTAAATCTGGCTGATTGACCGAAAGTGAGGACGGGTTTATCAATATATTTGGTTCCAAGTAGAGAACTCTGGTGAACCCGCCCCTACAACATTTGCGTTCTGTTCCTTCTCTCGACTTGAACCATGACTTTTACCCAAGCAAGAACCCTCGCCGATATCGTCCGCGCTGACTTCCCCATCCTGCATCAGGAAGTCAACGGTAAACCCTTGGTGTACCTAGACAACGCCGCTACTTCCCAAAAACCTTTACTCGTCCTCAATACCCTACGGGATTATTACGAGCAATATAACTCCAACGTCCATCGCGGCGTGCATACTCTGGCGGCTAAAGCAACCGAGGCTTACGAAGGGGCGCGGGATAAAGTTGCTGCGTTTGTGAATGCGGCGGCGCGAGAAGAAATTGTGTTTACCCGCAATGCTACCGAAGCAATTAACTTAGTTGCTTACAGTTGGGGTAATAGCAATATCCAACGGGGAGATGAAATCATCCTTTCCGTGATGGAACACCACAGCAACCTAGTCCCTTGGCAACTCCTAGCACAGAGAACGGGTGCGGTGTTGAAGTTTGTCGAACTAACTCCAGAAGAAGAGTTTAATTTAGAGCAATATAAGTCTTTAATTTCCGACAAAACAAAACTTGTGGCTGTGGTTCATGTCTCTAATACTTTGGGATGTATTAACCCGGTACAAGAGATAATTGCGATCGCCCATCAACACGGGGCGAAAGTTTTGATCGATGCTTGCCAAAGCGTACCACATATGCCTGTCAACGTACAGCAAATGGACTGCGATTGGTTAGTAGCTTCCGGTCATAAAATGTGCGCTCCTACCGGAATTGGCTTTTTGTATGGAAAACTAGAATTATTGCGATCGATGCTACCGTTTTTAGGTGGTGGTGAAATGATCGCTGACGTGTATTTAGATCGTTCTACCTACGCCGATTTACCGCACAAATTTGAAGCAGGAACTCCAGCAATCGGAGAAGCGATCGCCCTTGGTGCAGCTGTAGACTATTTAGGGGCGATCGGGATGGATAAAATTTATGCCTATGAATCGGAATTAACGCAATATCTGTTCGAGCAACTGGCTCAAATTTCTGAAGTCCGTACCTACGGACCATTGCCTAAAATAGCAGGTGTGGGTAGAGCTGCGTTGGCTTCATTCACAGCTGGCGATGTCCATCCTCACGACTTATCTACTCTACTAGATCAAGCTGGGGTTGCTATTCGCGCCGGACACCACTGCACGCAGCCTTTACATCGTTATATCCACGCTCAGTCTACCGCACGGGCAAGTTTATCTTTTTACAATACCCGTGAAGAGATTGACATATTTATTGTTGCTCTGAAGGAAGCGGTAGAATTTTTTGGTAGTATCTTCGGTTAAGGTAAAAGGGTGGGCTTGGCTCGCCCAATTGACTCTAAAACTGGTTTTGATATGACTGATACTTCAACTCCAGCAGAGCAAAGAATAGTGCTGCATAACATTCGCTGGGAAACCTTTGAAGCTTTACTCAAAGAAGTAGGTGAAAACAGAGGTTCTCGATTTGCTTATGAATGTGGCACTTTAGAAATTATGACTCCCCTTCTCGAACACGAAACCTTTAAAATTCAGCTCGGTCGCTTTATAGTTGTTTTAGCTGAAGAATTAAGTATTGAAATTAAAAGTGTTGGATCGACAACTCTAAAACGCCAAGTAGCTAATCGCGGTATAGAACCAGATAGTTGTTATTATATTCAGAACGAGCCAGCAATTAGAGGCAAGCTAAAGTTAGATTTAGGAACCGATCTGCCGCCCAATTTAGCAATTGAAATCGATATTACTAGTACTTCTATAAATAAATTTGATATTTATGCTGCTCTAGGTATTTCTGAACTTTGGAAATACGACGGAAGAGAATTAAAATTTTATCAACTAGCAGTAGAGAAATATAGAGAGCGTGATGTAAGCCTTGCTTTTCCTCTTATATCTGTTGAAGATATGAGTAATTTTATGCAACAGATTCCCACGCAAGGAGAAGTAGCTTTACTCAAATCTTTTCGAGCTTGGGTAAGGGATAAAATTGTTTATTTGAGCAATGAATAGCAAGTCTACTGAAGTATAGATTTTATGCGATCGCTCTATCTCCTATCCTAGCTCAACTCCTCAATTAGGTTATGGATAGCATTCCATACCATACAAGCGTGCATAACTCGTTTCAATGGTGGCTAATAAACTTTAGCGCGAGTCAAGCCAGCGCACAAAATAGCCGCGAGGAATGCATTTATGAGCGAGTCTACAAACGATAGGCGATCGGAAAATTTAAACGAAAAAGATAAGCGATCGCTCGTACAGAAATATTTACAAAATCCCTTTTCTATTGCCTGGTCAAAACTAGCGGATCTAGTTTATCCAGAAATTTCGCTCGGCGAATCTACTGAAAAAACAGAACTAAGCGATTCATTTCAACCAGATGAATCCAATTCTACTTGCGATCGCAGTTTATATCCTCGGTTTACCGATCGGGTCGATCCTTCACTTTACTACACCGTTTTCTTCCCTCACCAAAGGTAGGAAGCAGTTGTCAGTTATCAGTTATCAGTTATCAGTGAAGAAAGGGTGTAGGGTGTAGGGCAATTTTGAATGCGTGAATTTTGAATTCCCCTCACTCCTCGCTCCTCACTCCTCGCCCCCTACTCTCTACTCCCTTCTCTAAGTCAAATGCCTAAACACCATTTTGAGAATATCTGGTTGGCTAAAAGGCTTAGTTAAGTAACCTGAAGCACCGACGACTCTAGCTTTGACACGGTTAATAATTCCTGTATTTGCCGTCACCATAATAATCGGCGTGTCTTTAAATAAAGAATGATTGCGCAAGAGACGACATAATTCATAGCCATCAATTCCTGCCATATTTACATCTAACAAGATGAGATCTGGCTTGACTTTAATAATTTGCATTAAGGCTTTAACAGGATTATCAATCGTAAAAACTGAAAATAATTCGTCTTCTAAAAACTTTTTCAGTTCCTGTAACATTGCTGGGCTATCGTCTACACAGACAATTTTATACTTATTTCTCGTAGTCGGGGCATCGGGAATAACAGTCGGTGGGGATGTGGGAGTTTCTACATGCGTGGGAGGAACTGGGGGTGTCGTCCGCGTAATCGGGAAACTCGCTGGCGGCTGAGAGCTATGCTTGACTGTCTCTGAGTGCTTGACTGTCTCTGAGTGTGGCTGCGGGGACTGTACGGGAAGAGGTTTTTCTTTTGTTGTAGGGAGCTGCGTCTCTCTGACTGGTTCGCGCTCGAAAGCTTTTGGAGTTGCAGCCAGACGGCGATCGCTAATGTGGCGATCGCGGATATCATCTAGCGGTAAAGGAACTTTTTCCGGTATGACAATTGGTGTTGTTGATGGCGATGCAGTCTGTTCAAAGGTTCTTGGTAATTGGTCAAATGGCGCATAGGGGTCTTGCAACAAAATTGTTCCTGCTGCAATGTACTGATGTAGGTTTTGCGCCAATTCAAGTTCGTCTTGATTTAATAGAATTGCCAGATGACGAAAACTGAAACCTTTGAGAATCGTACTAAACTTTTGCTGAATTTCCTGCGGAATTTGCTGTTCTAATTTGTGACGGTTAGAAAAATAAAGCCGCTGGTAGGGTGAGAAAATTTCTGGTGCTAGAGCTTGCCACTTTTGCAGGCGCTTTTGACATAGATCGACAATCGGTTGTAGTTCGAGCCGACAAAAAATTTGCTCTAAGTTTGAGTTGCTGCTAAAGTCGTACTGCCCCGATTTAACTAATAAAAACGACTCGATCGTTTCTCCAACCAATTCTCCAACTAATTCTGCTGCTTGTTCGGCATTTAAATATTGATGGTTAACTAACCAACCAATTGCTTGATATTCGGGATTAGTATCCGAGCGCTGTTCTGCTTCAGTTTCAAAAATTAAACTTAATTGCGCCCTAGTTTCACTTGTCAGCGTCGGTACTTTATAACTGAGGCGATGCAAATGACAGTCGAGGCGATCGAATGCTGCTATTGAATGGGAAGCATAAGTAATCTTCCCCTCTTCAAGATATACCGACCATGTAACAGCACCGCTAGTCACCTTTAACAAGGCACTATCATAACAACTAGACAAGTGCGCCAATAAACTCAGCGGACTTAACTTCTGAAAGGTTCCACAGCTAGCCATTTAGCACTTAAACCTTTTTCCAAGCGAGCGAATACTTTAACTGACAATGCCTATTTAGCAAAGCCTTAATTTCAAGCAATTTGAGTGTTTTTGTCTGAATCAA contains:
- a CDS encoding SufS family cysteine desulfurase — encoded protein: MTFTQARTLADIVRADFPILHQEVNGKPLVYLDNAATSQKPLLVLNTLRDYYEQYNSNVHRGVHTLAAKATEAYEGARDKVAAFVNAAAREEIVFTRNATEAINLVAYSWGNSNIQRGDEIILSVMEHHSNLVPWQLLAQRTGAVLKFVELTPEEEFNLEQYKSLISDKTKLVAVVHVSNTLGCINPVQEIIAIAHQHGAKVLIDACQSVPHMPVNVQQMDCDWLVASGHKMCAPTGIGFLYGKLELLRSMLPFLGGGEMIADVYLDRSTYADLPHKFEAGTPAIGEAIALGAAVDYLGAIGMDKIYAYESELTQYLFEQLAQISEVRTYGPLPKIAGVGRAALASFTAGDVHPHDLSTLLDQAGVAIRAGHHCTQPLHRYIHAQSTARASLSFYNTREEIDIFIVALKEAVEFFGSIFG
- a CDS encoding Uma2 family endonuclease — translated: MTDTSTPAEQRIVLHNIRWETFEALLKEVGENRGSRFAYECGTLEIMTPLLEHETFKIQLGRFIVVLAEELSIEIKSVGSTTLKRQVANRGIEPDSCYYIQNEPAIRGKLKLDLGTDLPPNLAIEIDITSTSINKFDIYAALGISELWKYDGRELKFYQLAVEKYRERDVSLAFPLISVEDMSNFMQQIPTQGEVALLKSFRAWVRDKIVYLSNE
- a CDS encoding response regulator, with amino-acid sequence MASCGTFQKLSPLSLLAHLSSCYDSALLKVTSGAVTWSVYLEEGKITYASHSIAAFDRLDCHLHRLSYKVPTLTSETRAQLSLIFETEAEQRSDTNPEYQAIGWLVNHQYLNAEQAAELVGELVGETIESFLLVKSGQYDFSSNSNLEQIFCRLELQPIVDLCQKRLQKWQALAPEIFSPYQRLYFSNRHKLEQQIPQEIQQKFSTILKGFSFRHLAILLNQDELELAQNLHQYIAAGTILLQDPYAPFDQLPRTFEQTASPSTTPIVIPEKVPLPLDDIRDRHISDRRLAATPKAFEREPVRETQLPTTKEKPLPVQSPQPHSETVKHSETVKHSSQPPASFPITRTTPPVPPTHVETPTSPPTVIPDAPTTRNKYKIVCVDDSPAMLQELKKFLEDELFSVFTIDNPVKALMQIIKVKPDLILLDVNMAGIDGYELCRLLRNHSLFKDTPIIMVTANTGIINRVKARVVGASGYLTKPFSQPDILKMVFRHLT